The Metabacillus litoralis genome contains a region encoding:
- the pheT gene encoding phenylalanine--tRNA ligase subunit beta, which translates to MYVSYKWLADYVDLSGITPDELAEKITRSGIEVEGVEVLNEGMKGVVVGHVVEKEQHPDADKLNKCQVDLGNGEVVQIICGAKNVDKGQKVAVATVGAVLPGNFKIKKAKLRGEVSNGMICSLQELGIESKLVAKEYSEGIFVFPNDAEVGKDALEQLNLDDAVLELGLTPNRADALSMLGVAHEVAAILNREVKYPEISYESSSETASNYVQVNVEATDDNPLYIAKVMKNVTIAPSPLWMQSRLMAAGIRPHNNVVDITNFVLLEYGQPLHAFDYDRLGSKEILVRRAKDGEKIVTLDDQERTLTSEHLVITNGTEPVALAGVMGGANSEVQSDTKTILLESALFNGQRIRTASKDHGLRSEASARYEKGVDPNRVPAAAERAAQLISLYAGGEVLEGAVEVRSTTFEPAVVKTTVEKVNRVLGMNISAEEMKSIFERLQFGVELDNSTIIVTVPTRRGDLTIEEDLVEEVARLYGYDNIPTTLPVGQAIPGKLTDYQEKRRKVRRYLEGTGLYQAITYSLTSEEKAPKYALEASELTKLALPMSEERSVLRLSLLPHLLDALRYNLARQIDQVALYEIGSVFLSQGKDVQPLEKERLSGAVTGLWHSHSWQGEKKPVDFYVVKGIIDGLVDLLGLSDVIEYKQSKREGMHPGRTAEIFLGEKLVGFVGQVHPTVQKELDLTETYVFELSLVDLLTADVEETRFEVIPRYPSITRDIALVVNKDVIVGDIEKVIKEAGGKMLRDVAVFDLYEGDRLEEGKKSVAFSLRYFDPERTLTDEDVSKAHEKVLSAVEEKTGATLRG; encoded by the coding sequence ATGTATGTTTCATATAAATGGTTAGCAGATTATGTTGATTTATCGGGCATTACACCAGATGAATTAGCAGAAAAAATCACACGCAGTGGTATTGAGGTTGAAGGTGTAGAGGTTTTAAATGAAGGCATGAAGGGTGTTGTTGTTGGTCATGTCGTAGAAAAAGAACAACATCCTGATGCGGATAAACTAAATAAATGTCAAGTGGATTTAGGAAACGGTGAAGTTGTCCAAATCATTTGTGGAGCTAAAAATGTTGATAAAGGACAAAAGGTTGCAGTGGCAACAGTAGGTGCTGTTTTACCTGGTAACTTTAAAATCAAAAAAGCCAAGCTTCGTGGAGAAGTGTCAAACGGAATGATTTGTTCATTGCAAGAGCTAGGGATCGAAAGCAAGCTCGTAGCGAAGGAATATTCTGAAGGGATTTTTGTTTTCCCTAATGATGCAGAAGTTGGAAAAGATGCTTTAGAACAATTAAACCTTGATGATGCTGTACTTGAGCTAGGATTAACACCAAATCGTGCTGATGCCCTTAGCATGTTAGGGGTGGCACACGAAGTTGCAGCGATATTAAATCGTGAAGTGAAGTATCCGGAAATTTCTTATGAAAGCTCATCAGAGACAGCTTCAAATTATGTTCAAGTCAATGTAGAAGCAACTGACGATAATCCTTTATACATCGCAAAAGTAATGAAAAATGTCACGATTGCTCCTTCACCGTTATGGATGCAATCTCGTTTAATGGCAGCTGGAATTCGCCCTCATAATAATGTAGTTGATATTACAAACTTCGTACTATTAGAATACGGCCAGCCTCTTCATGCTTTTGACTATGACCGTTTAGGATCTAAGGAAATCTTGGTTCGTCGTGCAAAGGACGGAGAGAAAATTGTTACACTTGATGATCAAGAACGAACACTAACTTCAGAACATTTAGTGATCACAAATGGTACAGAGCCTGTTGCATTAGCTGGAGTAATGGGTGGAGCGAATTCAGAAGTACAATCTGATACAAAAACAATTCTTTTAGAGTCTGCTTTGTTTAATGGCCAACGTATTCGCACAGCTTCAAAAGATCATGGATTAAGAAGTGAAGCAAGTGCACGATATGAAAAAGGAGTTGACCCTAATCGTGTTCCTGCAGCTGCGGAGCGTGCGGCACAATTAATTTCTTTATATGCTGGTGGAGAAGTGCTAGAAGGAGCAGTAGAGGTTAGATCTACAACTTTTGAACCTGCTGTTGTAAAAACAACAGTTGAAAAAGTAAACAGAGTGCTTGGAATGAACATTTCAGCGGAAGAAATGAAGAGTATTTTTGAACGACTTCAATTTGGGGTGGAACTAGATAACTCTACAATCATTGTAACTGTACCTACTCGTCGTGGTGATCTAACAATTGAAGAAGATCTAGTAGAAGAAGTAGCAAGACTTTATGGTTATGATAATATCCCAACAACATTACCTGTTGGTCAAGCGATTCCAGGTAAATTAACTGATTACCAGGAAAAACGTCGCAAAGTTCGCCGTTATCTAGAGGGTACAGGATTATATCAAGCCATTACTTACTCACTAACTAGTGAAGAAAAGGCACCTAAATATGCTCTTGAGGCATCTGAACTAACTAAGCTTGCTCTACCAATGAGTGAGGAAAGAAGCGTATTACGTCTAAGTCTTCTTCCACATCTTTTAGATGCGTTACGATACAATTTGGCTCGACAAATTGATCAAGTGGCACTATATGAAATTGGATCAGTATTCCTTTCACAAGGAAAAGATGTTCAGCCGCTTGAAAAAGAACGTTTATCAGGAGCTGTTACTGGCCTATGGCACTCACACTCATGGCAGGGTGAGAAAAAGCCTGTTGATTTTTATGTTGTAAAAGGAATAATTGATGGTCTTGTTGATTTATTAGGCTTATCAGATGTGATTGAATATAAACAATCTAAACGAGAAGGCATGCATCCAGGACGTACTGCCGAAATATTCCTTGGAGAAAAGCTTGTTGGTTTCGTCGGTCAAGTGCATCCAACTGTTCAAAAGGAACTAGATCTTACAGAAACATATGTGTTTGAACTTTCATTAGTTGATCTTTTAACAGCAGATGTAGAAGAAACTCGTTTTGAAGTCATTCCTCGCTATCCTTCTATCACTAGAGACATTGCACTTGTTGTAAACAAAGATGTTATTGTTGGTGATATTGAAAAGGTAATTAAAGAAGCTGGAGGAAAAATGCTGAGAGATGTGGCTGTTTTTGACCTTTATGAAGGCGATCGTCTTGAAGAAGGGAAAAAATCAGTGGCATTCTCATTACGTTACTTCGATCCTGAACGTACGTTAACAGATGAAGACGTATCAAAGGCGCACGAAAAAGTATTAAGTGCTGTAGAAGAGAAAACTGGAGCAACATTAAGAGGGTAA
- the zapA gene encoding cell division protein ZapA, with the protein MSNRPKSKTTVDIYGQQFSIIGTESTSHIRAVAAMVDDKMREINSKNPSLDINKLAVLTAVNVVHDYLKLKEDYEKLEKQLIEKD; encoded by the coding sequence TTGTCAAATCGCCCTAAGTCTAAAACAACAGTAGATATATATGGTCAACAATTTTCAATTATTGGGACTGAAAGCACAAGCCATATTCGAGCTGTTGCTGCAATGGTTGATGATAAAATGCGAGAGATTAATAGTAAAAACCCTTCTCTTGATATTAATAAATTAGCTGTTTTAACAGCAGTCAATGTTGTTCATGATTATTTAAAATTAAAAGAAGATTATGAAAAACTGGAGAAACAACTAATAGAAAAGGATTGA
- a CDS encoding endonuclease MutS2, with product MQQKVLHVLEFEKVKEQLIKHASSSLGKEKAKALIPSSDYLDVVTLQEQTDEAAKVLRLKGNIPLGGLVDVRSTVKRAKIGGMLSSVELIEVAGTLYAARQMKRFVEKMVEEEIELTHLPQLAEQIIILHDLERNINQCIDDNGYVLDSASVTLKGIRQQLRTNEARVRDKLESMIRSSSASKMLSDAIITIRNDRFVLPVKQEYRASYGGIVHDQSSSGATLFIEPQAIVELNNVLQQAKVKEKVEIDRILTLLSQEVAEQGDDILQNVNCLADMDFMFTKAKYAKQIKGTKPEVNQDGVIRMLKARHPLLPLDEVVANDIELGTDFTTIVITGPNTGGKTVALKTLGLCTLMAQAGLQIPALDGSEVTVFKAVYADIGDEQSIEQSLSTFSSHMVNIVDILQKADDQSLVLFDELGAGTDPQEGAALAISILDEVYNRGARVVATTHYPELKAYGYNRPGVINASVEFDITTLSPTYKLLIGVPGRSNAFEISKRLGLQEQIINMARAQMSDESNEVDTMIASLETSKKTAEHERVEAERFRQEAEKLHKELQKQIIEFNEQRDALYEKAERSAAEKLEEANKEAEQIIRDLRKMRKEQHAQVKEHELIDAKKRLEEAQPHFVKSKKVEKKQPVKQEFLPGDEVKVISFDQKGHLVEKVSDNEWQVQMGIMKMKVKEADLQYIKRPKQEVQAKPLAAVKGKDYHVSLELDLRGERYENALLRVEKYLDDAVLAGYPRVSIIHGKGTGALRTGVKELLKNHRSVKNTRFGEAGEGGTGVTIVELK from the coding sequence TTGCAGCAAAAAGTTTTACATGTGTTAGAGTTTGAAAAAGTAAAAGAACAACTAATAAAACATGCTTCCTCTTCTCTTGGAAAAGAGAAGGCAAAGGCACTTATTCCTTCAAGTGATTACCTGGATGTTGTCACCCTCCAAGAGCAAACAGATGAGGCTGCAAAGGTGCTCAGGCTGAAGGGAAACATACCATTAGGTGGACTTGTTGATGTAAGGTCAACAGTGAAAAGAGCGAAAATTGGCGGTATGTTAAGCTCGGTGGAATTAATAGAGGTTGCAGGAACTTTATATGCAGCACGTCAGATGAAGCGTTTTGTTGAAAAAATGGTAGAGGAAGAAATCGAATTAACACATTTGCCACAACTTGCAGAGCAGATTATTATTCTTCATGACTTAGAGAGAAATATTAATCAATGTATTGATGATAATGGTTATGTACTTGATAGTGCTAGTGTCACTTTAAAAGGAATCCGTCAACAATTAAGAACAAATGAAGCAAGAGTTAGAGATAAATTAGAATCAATGATCCGCTCGTCTTCTGCTTCTAAAATGTTATCAGATGCCATTATTACGATAAGAAATGACCGTTTTGTTTTACCAGTTAAGCAGGAATATCGAGCTTCGTATGGTGGGATTGTTCATGATCAATCCAGCTCTGGTGCGACGTTATTTATCGAGCCTCAAGCTATCGTAGAATTGAATAATGTTCTGCAGCAGGCTAAGGTAAAAGAAAAAGTAGAAATCGATCGAATTTTAACGCTTTTATCACAGGAAGTTGCTGAGCAGGGTGATGACATTTTACAAAATGTCAATTGCTTAGCAGACATGGATTTTATGTTTACAAAGGCTAAATATGCAAAGCAAATCAAAGGAACAAAGCCAGAAGTGAATCAAGATGGTGTTATTCGAATGTTAAAGGCTCGACATCCACTTTTACCTTTAGACGAAGTTGTTGCTAATGATATTGAATTAGGAACTGATTTCACAACAATCGTGATTACAGGACCAAATACAGGTGGTAAAACTGTTGCTTTGAAAACACTTGGATTATGTACACTTATGGCACAGGCTGGGTTACAAATTCCAGCACTAGATGGTTCAGAAGTGACTGTATTTAAAGCAGTATATGCTGATATTGGTGATGAGCAATCAATTGAGCAAAGTTTAAGTACGTTCTCCTCGCATATGGTGAATATTGTTGATATTCTTCAAAAAGCAGATGACCAAAGTCTTGTGTTGTTTGATGAGCTTGGAGCTGGAACGGATCCGCAAGAAGGGGCAGCGTTAGCGATTTCTATACTTGATGAAGTGTATAACAGAGGAGCAAGAGTTGTTGCAACAACTCATTATCCGGAATTGAAAGCATATGGCTACAATCGTCCAGGCGTGATTAATGCGAGTGTTGAGTTTGATATCACAACCTTAAGTCCGACGTATAAGCTTTTAATTGGTGTACCCGGTCGTAGTAACGCTTTTGAAATTTCTAAGCGATTAGGTTTACAAGAACAAATCATTAATATGGCAAGAGCACAAATGAGTGACGAAAGTAATGAAGTTGATACAATGATTGCTTCATTAGAAACAAGCAAAAAAACTGCTGAACATGAACGTGTTGAAGCCGAGAGATTTCGTCAAGAAGCTGAAAAGCTTCATAAAGAGCTTCAAAAACAAATCATTGAATTTAATGAGCAACGTGACGCCTTATATGAAAAAGCAGAACGTAGTGCCGCAGAAAAACTAGAAGAGGCAAACAAAGAAGCTGAACAAATTATTAGAGATTTAAGAAAGATGCGCAAAGAACAGCATGCTCAAGTTAAGGAGCATGAATTGATTGATGCAAAAAAACGACTGGAAGAAGCTCAGCCCCATTTTGTGAAAAGCAAAAAGGTAGAGAAAAAGCAGCCTGTTAAACAAGAGTTCTTGCCTGGTGATGAAGTAAAAGTGATTAGCTTTGACCAAAAGGGCCATCTTGTTGAAAAAGTGAGTGATAATGAATGGCAAGTGCAAATGGGAATTATGAAAATGAAGGTTAAAGAAGCAGATCTTCAATACATCAAACGTCCTAAGCAGGAAGTACAAGCAAAGCCACTAGCTGCTGTAAAAGGGAAAGATTATCACGTCTCGCTTGAATTGGATTTACGTGGAGAACGGTATGAAAATGCCTTATTGAGAGTAGAAAAGTACCTGGATGACGCGGTTTTAGCGGGGTATCCAAGAGTTTCCATTATCCACGGAAAAGGAACAGGCGCGCTGAGAACAGGTGTTAAGGAGCTATTAAAGAATCACCGCAGCGTGAAAAATACACGATTTGGAGAAGCCGGAGAAGGCGGTACAGGAGTTACTATTGTAGAACTCAAATAG
- the rnhC gene encoding ribonuclease HIII, giving the protein MANSVIKVNSTTITQMEKHYENNRTEKTPQGAVFSAKTNGCTITAYKSGKVLFQGASAEVEAAKWGTVTPSAKKGPSASKTPTGFQPPSNISSLSIIGSDEVGTGDFFGPMTVVAAYVRKEQMQLLQELGVKDSKNLKDPQICEIARDLIKTIPYSLLILHNEKYNELQQQGMSQGKMKALLHNQAINKLLSKIDPEKPDGLLIDQFAEPAVYFKHLQGKKVYKENIYFSTKAEGVHLAVAAASIIARYSFIKEFEKLSEKAGVIIPKGAGAQVDVAAAKIIQKKGPEFLATITKKHFANTEKAAKLARR; this is encoded by the coding sequence ATGGCCAACTCAGTCATTAAAGTAAATTCGACAACGATCACTCAAATGGAAAAACATTATGAAAACAATAGAACAGAGAAAACTCCTCAAGGTGCTGTTTTTTCAGCAAAAACCAATGGATGTACAATAACTGCGTACAAATCGGGTAAGGTTCTTTTTCAAGGAGCTTCAGCAGAAGTGGAAGCAGCCAAATGGGGGACGGTTACACCTTCAGCTAAAAAAGGTCCGTCAGCAAGCAAAACGCCAACTGGTTTTCAGCCACCTTCCAATATTTCGAGTCTCTCTATTATCGGTTCAGATGAAGTTGGAACTGGAGACTTTTTTGGACCAATGACGGTAGTAGCAGCATACGTTAGAAAAGAGCAAATGCAGTTATTACAGGAGCTCGGTGTTAAAGATTCGAAAAACTTAAAAGATCCTCAAATCTGTGAGATTGCAAGGGACCTCATAAAAACGATACCTTATAGCTTGCTAATCCTTCATAACGAAAAATATAACGAGCTTCAACAGCAAGGAATGTCACAGGGCAAAATGAAGGCTTTATTACATAATCAAGCAATAAACAAGCTACTAAGTAAGATTGATCCTGAAAAACCAGACGGACTTTTAATTGATCAGTTTGCAGAGCCAGCTGTGTATTTTAAGCATCTTCAAGGGAAAAAAGTGTATAAAGAAAATATCTATTTTTCAACAAAGGCGGAAGGTGTTCACCTAGCGGTTGCAGCTGCATCTATTATTGCGAGATACTCCTTTATTAAAGAATTCGAAAAGCTATCTGAAAAAGCGGGTGTTATCATCCCAAAAGGTGCAGGTGCACAGGTTGACGTTGCCGCTGCAAAAATCATTCAAAAGAAAGGTCCAGAATTTTTAGCTACTATTACAAAAAAACATTTTGCAAATACCGAGAAAGCAGCAAAGCTAGCTAGAAGGTGA
- a CDS encoding AMP-binding protein, producing MESQKPWLSLYPTEIPHQINTDQKPLHYYLEQSALEFPNKIAIHFLGKELTYSDLYDQSLKLANYFQSLGLEKGDRVSIMLPNCPQAVISYYAVLLAGGIVVQTNPLYMERELEYQLKDSESTFIVTLDLLYPRVSKMKALTKLRHIIVTGIKDYLPFPKNLLYPFVQKKQNQIVVKVEHEGSTHLFKKIMELSKPSVEVPAYIPSEDVALLQYTGGTTGFPKGVMLSHENVVSNTKMCAAWMYKCKRGEESVLGIIPFFHVYGMTTVMNLSVMQSFKMILLPKFDATDTLKTIEKLKPTLFPGAPTIYIALLNHPDIHKYNLSSIECCISGSAPLPVEIQEKFEQITGGKLVEGYGLSEASPVTHSNFIWGKRKKGSIGVPWPNTDAVVLSYENGGIAEPNELGEIAIRGPQVMQGYWNKKEETEATIKDGWLLTGDIGYMDEEGYFYIVDRKKDMIIAGGFNIYPREIEEILYEHEKVKEVVVAGIPDPYRGETVKAYIVLKDHQHATAEEFNEYARKHLAAYKVPHIYEFRDDLPKTAVGKILRRALVEEEKEKMKNAN from the coding sequence ATGGAAAGTCAAAAACCTTGGTTATCATTATATCCTACCGAAATTCCTCATCAAATTAATACTGATCAAAAACCACTGCATTATTATTTAGAGCAATCTGCACTAGAATTTCCTAATAAAATCGCTATTCATTTTTTAGGAAAGGAGTTAACCTATTCAGACCTATATGATCAATCTTTAAAGCTGGCGAATTATTTCCAATCCTTGGGGTTAGAAAAGGGAGATCGTGTGTCAATAATGCTTCCAAATTGTCCACAAGCAGTGATCTCTTATTATGCTGTATTACTAGCTGGCGGTATAGTTGTCCAGACGAATCCTTTATATATGGAAAGAGAATTAGAATACCAACTAAAAGACAGCGAGTCCACTTTTATCGTAACGCTTGATTTATTATATCCGAGAGTTTCTAAAATGAAAGCGTTAACAAAATTGCGGCATATTATCGTCACAGGCATTAAAGATTATTTGCCATTTCCGAAAAATTTATTGTATCCTTTTGTCCAAAAGAAGCAAAATCAAATCGTTGTAAAAGTAGAACATGAGGGCAGCACGCATTTGTTTAAAAAAATTATGGAATTATCAAAGCCTTCTGTTGAAGTACCAGCATATATTCCTTCAGAAGACGTGGCCCTCCTGCAATATACTGGAGGTACGACAGGTTTTCCTAAGGGTGTTATGCTTTCACATGAAAATGTTGTTTCAAACACAAAGATGTGTGCAGCATGGATGTACAAATGCAAAAGAGGGGAAGAATCTGTATTAGGAATTATTCCTTTCTTTCATGTTTATGGGATGACAACTGTTATGAACTTATCTGTGATGCAAAGCTTTAAAATGATTCTTTTACCAAAGTTTGATGCCACAGATACATTAAAAACAATTGAAAAATTAAAGCCAACATTATTTCCAGGTGCTCCAACAATTTATATTGCACTTTTGAATCATCCTGATATTCATAAGTATAATCTTTCCTCAATCGAATGCTGCATAAGTGGATCCGCTCCGCTTCCTGTGGAAATACAAGAAAAATTTGAACAAATAACAGGTGGGAAATTAGTAGAAGGCTATGGCTTATCGGAAGCATCTCCCGTTACTCATTCAAATTTTATTTGGGGGAAAAGAAAGAAAGGCAGTATTGGTGTTCCATGGCCAAACACAGACGCAGTTGTTCTTTCTTATGAAAATGGGGGGATCGCTGAGCCGAATGAACTTGGAGAGATTGCGATTAGAGGTCCTCAAGTTATGCAAGGATATTGGAATAAAAAGGAAGAAACAGAAGCGACGATTAAAGATGGTTGGCTGCTAACAGGTGATATTGGCTACATGGATGAAGAAGGTTACTTTTATATTGTAGATCGTAAGAAGGATATGATTATTGCTGGTGGGTTTAATATTTACCCACGTGAGATTGAAGAAATTCTATACGAGCATGAAAAAGTCAAAGAGGTAGTGGTTGCGGGAATTCCTGATCCCTATCGTGGAGAGACAGTAAAAGCTTATATAGTTTTAAAGGATCATCAACATGCAACAGCCGAGGAATTTAATGAATATGCGCGTAAACATTTAGCGGCATATAAGGTACCACATATTTATGAATTTAGAGACGATCTTCCTAAAACAGCTGTCGGAAAAATATTAAGACGTGCATTAGTTGAAGAGGAAAAAGAAAAAATGAAAAACGCAAACTAA
- the polX gene encoding DNA polymerase/3'-5' exonuclease PolX: protein MDIHKKDVIRLLENIAVLMELKGENPFKISAFRKAANALESDDRSLALIDDFTKIAGIGKGTSAVIKEFVETKRSEVLEQLQKEVPEGLLPLLKLPGLGGKKIAKLYKELNIDSVESLKRACEENKIQGLAGFGKKSEEKIVAAIEEMGNRPERLPLSFMLPIADEIEAYLEECEGIESYSRAGSLRRMRETIKDLDFIISTNEPSKVRDQLLALPRLSDTIASGDTKVSVQLQYEYEVSVDFRLVKPAEFATTLHHFTGSKDHNVRMRQLAKERGEKISEYGVENIETNEIKTFQTEEEFYQYFNLPHFSPEIREDGTEVDSFGHRTQLISLEDIKGDLHMHSTWSDGAFTIREMVEACRKKGYKYIAITDHSQYLKVANGLTPERLRAQRKEIDALNEEYDDITILAGVEMDILPDATLDYDDELLKEMDIVIASIHSSFSQSQDVIMKRLKTALENHHVDIIAHPTGRIIGKRKGYDVDIDLLIQLAKETDTALELNANPHRLDLNSEYVRKAQEAGVKIVINTDAHNMEMLEDMTIGISTAKKGWIESENVINTWDLDRLKSFLNRHHSE, encoded by the coding sequence ATGGATATTCATAAAAAAGATGTTATTCGACTATTAGAAAATATAGCAGTATTAATGGAATTAAAAGGAGAAAATCCTTTTAAAATATCAGCATTTAGAAAAGCAGCAAATGCTTTAGAATCGGACGATCGAAGCTTGGCTCTTATTGATGACTTTACAAAGATAGCAGGAATTGGAAAAGGCACTTCAGCCGTGATTAAAGAATTCGTTGAGACAAAAAGATCAGAGGTTTTGGAGCAATTGCAAAAAGAGGTACCAGAAGGGTTGCTACCATTATTAAAGCTTCCGGGATTAGGTGGCAAAAAAATTGCTAAGCTATATAAAGAACTTAATATAGATAGTGTTGAGTCTTTAAAACGGGCTTGTGAAGAAAATAAAATCCAAGGATTAGCTGGCTTTGGGAAAAAGTCAGAAGAAAAAATAGTAGCGGCTATTGAGGAAATGGGCAATCGTCCTGAACGGTTACCATTGTCTTTCATGTTGCCAATAGCTGATGAAATTGAAGCGTATCTTGAAGAGTGTGAAGGAATTGAAAGTTACTCACGAGCAGGAAGTCTGCGTCGTATGAGAGAAACAATTAAAGATTTGGACTTTATTATTTCTACAAATGAACCTAGTAAGGTAAGAGATCAGCTCTTAGCTTTACCGAGATTGTCAGACACTATCGCGAGTGGAGATACGAAAGTTTCAGTTCAATTGCAATATGAATATGAAGTGAGTGTTGATTTTCGTTTAGTTAAGCCTGCAGAATTTGCTACAACCCTTCATCATTTTACGGGCTCAAAGGATCATAATGTAAGAATGAGGCAGCTTGCAAAAGAGCGTGGCGAAAAAATAAGTGAATATGGTGTAGAAAATATAGAAACAAATGAAATCAAAACGTTTCAAACTGAGGAAGAGTTTTATCAGTATTTTAACCTCCCACATTTTTCACCTGAAATCCGAGAAGATGGAACAGAGGTAGATTCGTTTGGTCATCGAACTCAGCTTATCTCATTAGAAGATATAAAGGGAGATCTTCATATGCACTCAACTTGGAGTGATGGTGCATTTACGATTAGGGAAATGGTAGAGGCTTGTCGTAAGAAGGGCTACAAATATATTGCTATTACTGATCATTCTCAATATTTAAAAGTAGCAAATGGTTTAACACCTGAAAGATTAAGAGCACAAAGAAAGGAAATTGATGCTCTGAATGAAGAATATGACGATATAACAATCCTTGCTGGAGTAGAAATGGATATACTTCCTGATGCTACATTAGATTATGATGATGAGCTATTAAAGGAAATGGACATTGTTATCGCTTCTATCCACTCTAGTTTTTCACAATCACAGGATGTTATTATGAAAAGATTAAAAACAGCTCTTGAAAATCATCACGTTGATATTATTGCACATCCAACCGGAAGAATTATTGGTAAACGTAAGGGATATGATGTGGATATTGATCTACTAATACAGCTTGCAAAAGAAACTGATACCGCGCTTGAATTAAACGCAAATCCTCATCGTTTGGACTTAAACTCAGAGTATGTAAGGAAAGCTCAAGAAGCTGGAGTGAAAATTGTGATTAATACTGATGCGCATAATATGGAAATGCTAGAAGATATGACAATAGGTATATCAACAGCTAAAAAAGGCTGGATTGAGAGTGAAAATGTTATTAACACTTGGGATCTTGACAGACTCAAATCATTTTTAAATAGACATCATAGTGAGTAA
- a CDS encoding DUF350 domain-containing protein: MNTFWENELVQIAAYYSVVVLCIIVFLTIFELVTKYKNWEEIQNGNFAVAMATGGKIFGIANIFRFSINQHDSLLEMMGSGLFGFILLLLGYFIYEFMTPKFKIDEEIQKDNRAVGFISLVISVGLSFVIGAAI, from the coding sequence ATGAATACATTTTGGGAAAATGAGCTTGTTCAAATTGCTGCCTACTATAGTGTTGTTGTTTTATGTATCATTGTATTTTTGACCATATTTGAACTCGTTACGAAATATAAAAACTGGGAAGAAATTCAAAATGGTAATTTTGCCGTTGCAATGGCTACTGGTGGGAAAATTTTTGGGATTGCCAATATCTTTCGATTTTCTATTAATCAACATGATAGCTTATTGGAAATGATGGGTTCGGGTTTATTTGGCTTCATATTGTTACTTTTAGGTTATTTTATTTATGAATTTATGACGCCAAAATTTAAAATAGATGAAGAGATACAAAAGGATAATCGTGCAGTAGGATTTATTTCGTTAGTCATATCTGTAGGTTTATCATTTGTTATAGGGGCGGCAATATAA
- a CDS encoding CvpA family protein has translation MLDFVLFIILLFGILVGLKRGFILQFVHLTGFIIAYIVAYQYFDDLAPKLKLWVPYPATSDGPAILSLLNGEDLEGAYYRAVAFVILFIGTKIVMQIIGTMLDFVALLPILKQLNRWAGSILGFLESYLVLFILLFIAALIPMEQIQTALDQSVLANLIVNHTPYFSDKVNELWIQYMS, from the coding sequence ATGCTAGATTTCGTATTATTTATTATTCTACTATTCGGGATACTAGTCGGCTTAAAACGCGGTTTTATCCTTCAATTTGTTCATTTGACAGGATTTATTATCGCATACATAGTAGCATACCAGTATTTTGATGATCTTGCACCCAAATTGAAACTGTGGGTACCATATCCCGCTACAAGTGATGGGCCAGCTATTCTCTCATTGTTAAATGGAGAGGATCTTGAAGGTGCCTATTATCGTGCTGTAGCATTTGTTATTTTATTTATAGGAACGAAAATTGTGATGCAAATTATCGGGACAATGCTTGATTTTGTTGCGCTGTTGCCGATATTAAAGCAATTAAATAGGTGGGCTGGTTCTATACTAGGTTTTTTGGAATCATACCTTGTTTTATTTATCTTACTTTTTATTGCTGCCTTAATTCCTATGGAACAGATACAAACGGCTTTAGATCAATCAGTATTAGCCAACTTAATCGTGAATCATACTCCTTACTTCTCAGATAAAGTTAATGAGCTTTGGATTCAATATATGTCCTAA